A part of Gambusia affinis linkage group LG19, SWU_Gaff_1.0, whole genome shotgun sequence genomic DNA contains:
- the LOC122821583 gene encoding coiled-coil-helix-coiled-coil-helix domain-containing protein 5 isoform X1: MQAAMEISTKYCYKELETYGSCVASNPTSWQHKCHDLKLKVSQCTSSHPVIQKIREDCSTEFEKFEQCLKENLTSPTSCSPHVTRFLGCADSVDLSNLGKTLLELPF; this comes from the exons AT GCAAGCAGCTATGGAAATATCAACAAAGTACTGTTATAAAGAACTGGAGACATATGGGTCATGCGTTGCCTCAAATCCAACGTCTTGGCAACACAAGTGCCATGACCTAAAACTCAAGGTTTCGCAATGTACATCATCACA TCCAGTGATCCAGAAGATCAGGGAGGACTGCTCCACAGAATTTGAGAAATTTGAACAatgtctgaaagaaaacctgaccTCACCTACCTCTTGTTCACCACACGTGACCCGCTTTCTAGGCTGTGCAGACTCAGTTGACCTCAGCAACTTGGGTAAGACTTTACTGGAATTGCCCTTTTAG
- the pgls gene encoding 6-phosphogluconolactonase: protein MAGRRVVVFPSSAELGPVLAHLVISRAEKAIASHGRFTLGLSGGSLVSMLSKELLALPQPDCSKWVIGFCDERLVSFDDPESTFGLYKSQLFPKINIPESGILTIDSSLPVAECAEDYACKLKQVFPGEEFPVFDLLLLGMGPDGHTCSLFPGHPLLEETKKIVAPISDSPKPPPQRVTMTFPVVNAARCVAFVSTGGSKATVLKEVLEGGKASPYPAARVVPTSGELFWLIDDPAAAALTIQVERPSAGAKL, encoded by the exons ATGGCTGGAAGAAGAGTTGTGGTCTTTCCTTCCTCAGCCGAGCTCGGTCCAGTCTTGGCCCATCTGGTGATCTCTCGGGCCGAGAAGGCCATAGCCTCTCATGGCAGGTTCACCCTGGGTCTCTCAGGAGGAAGCCTTGTGTCCATGCTCAGCAAAGAGCTGCTGGCTCTGCCCCAGCCAGATTGCAGCAAGTGGGTGATTGGCTTCTGTGATGAGCGCCTGGTTTCTTTCGATGATCCGGAAAGCACATTTGGGCTTTACAAG agTCAATTGTTTCCCAAGATCAACATCCCTGAGAGTGGAATCTTAACCATAGACTCCTCTCTGCCAGTGGCAGAGTGTGCTGAGGATTACGCCTGTAAACTGAAACAG GTGTTCCCAGGTGAAGAGTTTCCTGTGTTTGACCTGTTGCTGCTGGGAATGGGACCAGACGGACACACATGTTCTCTTTTTCCAGGTCATCCACTTCTGGAG gaaacaaagaaaattgtgGCTCCTATCAGTGATTCTCCCAAACCGCCTCCACAACGCGTCACTATGACTTTCCCAGTGGTGAACGCTGCACGCTGTGTGGCCTTTGTCTCAACAGGTGGAAGCAAAGCCACTGTTTTGAAG GAGGTTCTGGAGGGTGGAAAAGCTTCGCCATATCCAGCCGCTCGTGTTGTACCAACCAGTGGTGAACTGTTTTGGCTCATTGATGACCCTGCAGCTGCCGCCTTGACTATCCAGGTTGAAAGGCCAAGTGCAGGAGCCAAACTTTAA
- the LOC122821584 gene encoding GEM-interacting protein isoform X1 has protein sequence MEEGVLNKDSSQTTELRKVPHKSETKRYSEIFRDFDNLDLSLISSEDLLIDSDCQFISESISGEGAEITEQNDEHIGAEAGEGDGCLKAQEADLALFRCEDGVETALQYAKMWCRYAKDLLAWMEKRISLEQEFVKNVMKAAEGAKVSVTQQEMMPLQYIYTMTLEQDIKNSLTSRRTSELLQNRCYQALADKRTEIDKWRREFKDQWARAQKKMSDSITALKKAKHQYFQRCDELEKAKAISAKAVDDTVGVKTLDKRRKSKDEAQSKVLEAEILYNQCVSDAKLTQDELVKSKERIITHTRKLICQGDNLLKEVTVNMFYYQRQQTEPVPLGYQNLELTCRTVEPGEPYLLYILSRRRPEQTLQTFSFQEYTPQGKSNRRKSSNILSPLQDSIPTIEDSPYKRSTDGRRTGHSDSESIGGSLESLSSPAHRRLPKTGSTLTVSSDDLEVSDLVSESDYADGQSVKTRMFSRAALTHRLKKMKSKMGKCKQCDNYIVVSGVECEECGLSFHRKCMEVCQLECEQKKGTVFGVDLSVILQDRPDDVPFVVRCCTSEIESRALSVQGVYRVSGAKPRIQKLCQTFETHKDQVDLSDHSPHDITSILKHFFKELPEPLLTFDLYNEFIGVGKTIQHLSEKETSPEPNEILDIIHNLQKLLKKLPSHYYSTLQYLISHLQRVSENYDNKMSPSNLGIVFGPTLLRPLVSTDMSMIALLETSYQAMLVEFLITHYDRIFEMEQSMNTPPPPAPTAPLPETPPRASCPLDGVDADLQLDTSSKERPQSLESRVIKRDSSEGYISDKSSSNEAVDQLSPEASESAVLAMKASSSNPQGKAAGKSSSDSGTQPHYRFTRQPVKHHRFQNLGPRFSNPDCATKQPATPKRANYRSANNSRNSSPDPGSQRFLQNVEGHCDIIQQSHQVTTTAEGTVNVPPSPREVVQYMLGVDSTATSPGATLSSRTTERSTKEMTRWSQADHNVNLNSVGQNRIHYPCPRTSSAEHNLTSPAQKILSSLKLRRSHSEKEEQLFV, from the exons ATGGAAGAAGGAGTGTTAAACAAGGATTCTTCTCAAACTACAG aGCTGAGGAAGGTGCCTCATAAGTCTGAAACCAAGCGATACAGTGAGATCTTCAGGGATTTTGATAATCTTGATCTCTCCTTAATCTCCTC AGAAGATCTGCTAATAGACAGCGACTGCCAGTTCATCTCTGAATCCATCTCTGGAGAAGGTGCAGAGATCACAGAGCAAAATGACGAacat aTTGGTGCTGAGGCAGGTGAAGGCGATGGATGCCTGAAAG CCCAGGAAGCAGACTTGGCCCTCTTTCGCTGTGAGGATGGAGTGGAGACGGCACTGCAGTATGCCAAGATGTGGTGCCGCTATGCCAAGGACCTTCTTGCCTGGATGGAGAAGAGAATCAGCTTGG AGcaagaatttgtaaaaaatgtgatgaagGCAGCAGAAGGAGCAAAGGTCAGCGTGACACAACAG GAAATGATGCCACTACAATATATCTACACCATGACTTTGGAACAAGACATAAAGAATAGTTTGACCTCTAGAAGGACTTCAGAACTCCTGCAAAACCGGTGTTACCAG GCTTTGGCTGACAAGAGGACTGAGATTGATAAGTGGCGGAGAGAGTTTAAAGATCAGTGGGCAAGGGCGCAAAAGAAGATG aGTGATTCCATCACAGCTCTCAAAAAGGCCAAGCATCAATACTTCCAACGCTGTGATGAACTGGAAAAGGCAAAAGCGATCTCAGCGAAAGCGGTGGATGACACAGTTGGAGTAAAAACACTCGACAAGAGAAGAAAGTCCAAGGATGAAGCGCAGTCAAAA GTATTAGAGGCAGAAATTCTCTACAACCAGTGTGTGAGTGACGCAAAGTTAACCCAAGATGAATTAGTGAAATCCAAAGAAAGAATCATTACTCACACTCGCAAGCTCATCTGTCAGGGAGACAATTTGCTCAAAGAG GTCACAGTCAATATGTTCTACTACCAGCGGCAGCAAACAGAGCCCGTGCCTCTTGGGTATCAAAACCTTGAGTTGACTTGCAGGACTGTGGAGCCTGGCGAACCCTATCTGCTTTACATCCTCAGCAGGCGTCGGCCTGAGCAAACTCTCCAGACCTTCAGCTTTCAAGAGTACACTCCTCAGGGTAAAAG caacagaagaaaatccagcAACATTCTCAGCCCTCTGCAGGACTCAATACCCACAATTGAGGATAGTCCTTATAAACGATCCACTGATGGCA GGAGAACGGGGCACAGTGACAGTGAGAGTATTGGAGGCAGTTTGGAATCCCTCTCAAGCCCTG CTCATAGAAGACTGCCCAAAACAGGATCTACTTTGACAGTGTCATCTGATGACCTGGAAGTATCAGACTTGGTGTCAGAATCAG ACTATGCTGATGGTCAGTCTGTGAAAACACGAATGTTTTCTCGAGCTGCACTAACACATCGCctcaaaaaaatgaagagcaagATGGGTAAATGCAAACAGTGTGACAACTACATTGTTGTCAGTGGGGTTGAATGTGAGGAG TGTGGGCTGTCTTTCCACAGAAAGTGTATGGAAGTGTGTCAGCTAGAGTGTGAGCAGAAGAAGGGAACCGTATTTGGAGTGGACCTCTCTGTGATTTTACAAGACCGGCCGGATGATGTGCCATTTGTTGTTCGATGCTGCACAAGCGAGATTGAAAGTCGTGCTCTTTCTGTTCAG GGGGTGTATCGTGTGAGTGGAGCCAAACCTCGCATTCAGAAGCTCTGCCAAACATTTGAGACACACAAGGACCAGGTTGACCTCTCTGATCACTCGCCACATGACATCACATCTATCCTTAAGCACTTCTTCAAGGAG CTACCAGAGCCTCtattaacctttgacctgtaCAATGAATTCATCGGGGTGGGAAAGACCATTCAGCACCTGAGTGAAAAGGAAACCTCACCAGAGCCCAACGAGATATTGGATATTATTCACAATCTACAAAAGCTACTGAAAAAGCTCCCTTCACATTACTACTCAACTTTGCAGTACCTTATTTCTCATCTGCAAAG AGTTTCAGAGAACTATGACAACAAGATGTCACCTAGCAATCTAGGTATTGTGTTTGGACCGACATTATTGCGCCCTCTAGTGTCTACGGACATGTCAATGATCGCCCTTCTGGAGACGAGCTACCAGGCGATGCTTGTGGAGTTCCTCATTACACATTACGACAGGATTTTTGAAATGGAGCAGAGCATGAACACACCCCCTCCACCAGCACCAACAGCACCTCTCCCAGAAACCCCACCCAGAGCTTCCTGTCCCCTGGATGGAGTCGATGCAGACTTGCAACTTGACACTTCCTCCAAAGAGCGTCCACAGTCCCTAGAG AGCCGAGTTATCAAGAGAGACTCAAGCGAGGGTTATATATCTGACAAGTCTTCATCCAATGAGGCAGTGGACCAGCTCAGCCCTGAAGCCAGTGAGAGCGCAG TCCTGGCTATGAAAGCATCATCAAGTAATCCTCAAGGCAAAGCTGCAGGAAAATCTTCCTCAGATTCAGGCACACAACCACATTATCGTTTCACTAGACAGCCTGTGAAGCATCACCGGTTTCAAAACCTAGGACCCCGATTCTCTAACCCAGACTGTGCAACGAAACAGCCAGCGACTCCAAAAAGGGCAAATTATCGTAGCGCAAACAACAGCCGCAACTCCTCTCCAGACCCTGGATCGCAGAGATTTCTGCAAAACGTAGAGGGCCACTGTGATATCATTCAGCAATCCCACCAGGTCACCACTACAGCAGAGGGTACGGTCAATGTTCCTCCGAGTCCCCGAGAGGTTGTGCAGTACATGCTGGGAGTGGATTCCACGGCAACATCACCAGGAGCTACATTATCATCCAGAACAACAGAGAGGTCCACTAAAGAAATGACAAGATGGAGTCAAGCTGATCATAATGTAAATTTAAACAGTGTTGGACAGAACCGCATTCACTATCCGTGTCCGAGGACCAGCTCTGCTGAGCACAACCTGACCTCGCCAGCCCAGAAGATCCTGTCTAGTTTGAAGCTGAGACGCAGCCACTCAGAGAAGGAGGAGCAGCTCTTTGTTTGA
- the colgalt1a gene encoding procollagen galactosyltransferase 1, producing MHGLAVLPAVLLLLLLCCCSPVRGYFAEERWSPESPLLAPRVLLALICRNSEHSLPYFLGTIERLKYPKDRMAVWVATDHNEDNTTVILRDWLLKVENLYHYVEWRPKEEPSRYEDEDGPKHWTDLRYEHVMKLRQGALESAREMWADYLMLVDCDNLLTDRDVLWKLMTENKTIIAPMLESRGAYSNFWCGMTSQGYYRRTPAYLPIRKQVRKGCFAVPMVHSTFLIDLRKQATRQLAFHPPHPEYSWAFDDIIVFAFSAQMADVQMFVCNKETYGYIPVPLRSHNNLQDEADSFLHSLLEVDVRNPPLMPSKYIRVPRKKPDKMGFDEVFMINLPRRTDRRERMLRALHEQKIACKIIAAVDGKAMNVSEIHALGIHMLPGYQDPYHGRPLTKGELGCFLSHYNIWKEIVDRRLETSLVIEDDLRFEVFFKRRLMNLMSEVEHEGLDWDLIYIGRKRMQVDHKEKAVPNIHNLVEADYSYWTLGYMISLQGAEKLLKAEPLKRILPVDEFLPIMYNKHPLSDYMEQFESRDLKAFSAEPLLVFPTHYTGDPGYISDTETSTVWDNDKVRTDWDREARSGKTQEQAEISREAQNTDVLHSPLDSTARDEL from the exons ATGCACGGGCTCGCCGTCCTCCCCGCcgtgctgctcctgctgctcctctgctgctgctcccctGTCCGGGGATACTTCGCGGAGGAGCGCTGGAGCCCCGAGTCTCCTCTTCTGGCTCCCCGGGTTCTTCTCGCCCTCATCTGCAGAAACTCCGAACACTCTTTGCCGTACTTTCTGGGAACTATAGAGCGACTCAAGTATCCTAAGGACCGTATGGCTGTATG GGTAGCAACTGATCACAATGAGGACAACACCACGGTAATTCTGCGTGACTGGCTTTTAAAGGTGGAGAACCTGTACCATTATGTGGAGTGGAGGCCAAAAGAAGAACCCAG TCGTTACGAGGATGAAGATGGTCCAAAACATTGGACAGATCTCCGCTATGAGCATGTTATGAAGCTTCGGCAAGGAGCGCTGGAGTCTGCTCGTGAAATGTGGGCCGATTACTTGATG TTGGTGGATTGTGATAACCTTCTAACCGATCGAGACGTACTCTGGAAgttaatgacagaaaataaaacaataatagctccaatgctTGAATCCCGTGGTGCCTATTCAAACTTCTGGTGTGGAATGACTTCTCAG GGTTACTACAGGCGGACACCTGCCTACCTCCCTATCAGGAAGCAAGTCCGCAAAGGTTGTTTTGCTGTTCCGATGGTTCACTCCACATTCCTTATAGACCTCAGGAAACAGGCTACCAGGCAGCTAGCCTTTCACCCGCCACATCCAGAATACAGTTGGGCATTTGATGACATCATTGTGTTTGCATTCTCTGCTCAGATGGCAG ATGTTCAAATGTTTGTATGCAACAAGGAGACTTATGGTTATATTCCTGTACCCCTGCGCTCCCACAATAATTTGCAAGACGAAGCGGATAGCTTCTTACACTCGCTCTTGGAGGTTGATG TGCGGAATCCTCCACTTATGCCTTCCAAGTACATCCGTGTTCCTagaaaaaaacctgacaaaatgGGCTTTGATGAA GTGTTCATGATAAACTTGCCGAGACGGACTGACCGCAGGGAACGCATGCTAAGGGCATTGCATGAGCAGAAGATTGCTTGCAAGATCATTGCAGCAGTAGATGGAAA AGCGATGAATGTCAGTGAAATTCATGCCCTGGGTATCCATATGCTCCCTGGATACCAGGACCCTTACCACGGTCGACCACTGACGAAGGGAGAACTAGGCTGCTTTCTTTCCCACTACAACATCTGGAAGGAG ATTGTAGATCGCCGTCTGGAAACTTCCCTTGTGATTGAAGACGACCTGCGTTTCGAGGTCTTCTTCAAACGTCGCTTGATGAACTTGATGAGTGAGGTTGAGCATGAGGGACTGGACTGGGATCTTAT ATATATTGGTCGGAAAAGAATGCAAGTGGATCACAAGGAGAAAGCAGTGCCAAATATTCATAACTTAGTAGAAGCAGATTATTCATATTGGACTCTAGGTTATATGATTTCCCTGCAGGGTGCTGAGAAGCTTTTGAAAGCAGAACCACTAAAAAGGATTTTACCCGTCGATGAATTTCTTCCTATTATGTACAACAAACACCCTCT CTCTGACTATATGGAGCAGTTTGAAAGCAGGGACTTGAAGGCCTTTTCTGCAGAGCCGCTCCTGGTGTTTCCAACTCACTACACAGGCGACCCCGGCTACATCAGCGACACGGAGACCTCCACTGTGTGGGACAACGATAAGGTCCGTACAGACTGGGACAGAGAAGCGCGCTCGGGAAAAACTCAGGAACAGGCCGAGATCAGCCGTGAGGCCCAAAACACAGACGTGCTCCACTCCCCTCTGGACAGCACGGCTCGAGACGAGCTTTAA
- the LOC122821584 gene encoding GEM-interacting protein isoform X2: MTFQMQSIFPVLAQEADLALFRCEDGVETALQYAKMWCRYAKDLLAWMEKRISLEQEFVKNVMKAAEGAKVSVTQQEMMPLQYIYTMTLEQDIKNSLTSRRTSELLQNRCYQALADKRTEIDKWRREFKDQWARAQKKMSDSITALKKAKHQYFQRCDELEKAKAISAKAVDDTVGVKTLDKRRKSKDEAQSKVLEAEILYNQCVSDAKLTQDELVKSKERIITHTRKLICQGDNLLKEVTVNMFYYQRQQTEPVPLGYQNLELTCRTVEPGEPYLLYILSRRRPEQTLQTFSFQEYTPQGKSNRRKSSNILSPLQDSIPTIEDSPYKRSTDGRRTGHSDSESIGGSLESLSSPAHRRLPKTGSTLTVSSDDLEVSDLVSESDYADGQSVKTRMFSRAALTHRLKKMKSKMGKCKQCDNYIVVSGVECEECGLSFHRKCMEVCQLECEQKKGTVFGVDLSVILQDRPDDVPFVVRCCTSEIESRALSVQGVYRVSGAKPRIQKLCQTFETHKDQVDLSDHSPHDITSILKHFFKELPEPLLTFDLYNEFIGVGKTIQHLSEKETSPEPNEILDIIHNLQKLLKKLPSHYYSTLQYLISHLQRVSENYDNKMSPSNLGIVFGPTLLRPLVSTDMSMIALLETSYQAMLVEFLITHYDRIFEMEQSMNTPPPPAPTAPLPETPPRASCPLDGVDADLQLDTSSKERPQSLESRVIKRDSSEGYISDKSSSNEAVDQLSPEASESAVLAMKASSSNPQGKAAGKSSSDSGTQPHYRFTRQPVKHHRFQNLGPRFSNPDCATKQPATPKRANYRSANNSRNSSPDPGSQRFLQNVEGHCDIIQQSHQVTTTAEGTVNVPPSPREVVQYMLGVDSTATSPGATLSSRTTERSTKEMTRWSQADHNVNLNSVGQNRIHYPCPRTSSAEHNLTSPAQKILSSLKLRRSHSEKEEQLFV, encoded by the exons ATGACTTTCCAGATGCAATCGATTTTTCCTGTACttg CCCAGGAAGCAGACTTGGCCCTCTTTCGCTGTGAGGATGGAGTGGAGACGGCACTGCAGTATGCCAAGATGTGGTGCCGCTATGCCAAGGACCTTCTTGCCTGGATGGAGAAGAGAATCAGCTTGG AGcaagaatttgtaaaaaatgtgatgaagGCAGCAGAAGGAGCAAAGGTCAGCGTGACACAACAG GAAATGATGCCACTACAATATATCTACACCATGACTTTGGAACAAGACATAAAGAATAGTTTGACCTCTAGAAGGACTTCAGAACTCCTGCAAAACCGGTGTTACCAG GCTTTGGCTGACAAGAGGACTGAGATTGATAAGTGGCGGAGAGAGTTTAAAGATCAGTGGGCAAGGGCGCAAAAGAAGATG aGTGATTCCATCACAGCTCTCAAAAAGGCCAAGCATCAATACTTCCAACGCTGTGATGAACTGGAAAAGGCAAAAGCGATCTCAGCGAAAGCGGTGGATGACACAGTTGGAGTAAAAACACTCGACAAGAGAAGAAAGTCCAAGGATGAAGCGCAGTCAAAA GTATTAGAGGCAGAAATTCTCTACAACCAGTGTGTGAGTGACGCAAAGTTAACCCAAGATGAATTAGTGAAATCCAAAGAAAGAATCATTACTCACACTCGCAAGCTCATCTGTCAGGGAGACAATTTGCTCAAAGAG GTCACAGTCAATATGTTCTACTACCAGCGGCAGCAAACAGAGCCCGTGCCTCTTGGGTATCAAAACCTTGAGTTGACTTGCAGGACTGTGGAGCCTGGCGAACCCTATCTGCTTTACATCCTCAGCAGGCGTCGGCCTGAGCAAACTCTCCAGACCTTCAGCTTTCAAGAGTACACTCCTCAGGGTAAAAG caacagaagaaaatccagcAACATTCTCAGCCCTCTGCAGGACTCAATACCCACAATTGAGGATAGTCCTTATAAACGATCCACTGATGGCA GGAGAACGGGGCACAGTGACAGTGAGAGTATTGGAGGCAGTTTGGAATCCCTCTCAAGCCCTG CTCATAGAAGACTGCCCAAAACAGGATCTACTTTGACAGTGTCATCTGATGACCTGGAAGTATCAGACTTGGTGTCAGAATCAG ACTATGCTGATGGTCAGTCTGTGAAAACACGAATGTTTTCTCGAGCTGCACTAACACATCGCctcaaaaaaatgaagagcaagATGGGTAAATGCAAACAGTGTGACAACTACATTGTTGTCAGTGGGGTTGAATGTGAGGAG TGTGGGCTGTCTTTCCACAGAAAGTGTATGGAAGTGTGTCAGCTAGAGTGTGAGCAGAAGAAGGGAACCGTATTTGGAGTGGACCTCTCTGTGATTTTACAAGACCGGCCGGATGATGTGCCATTTGTTGTTCGATGCTGCACAAGCGAGATTGAAAGTCGTGCTCTTTCTGTTCAG GGGGTGTATCGTGTGAGTGGAGCCAAACCTCGCATTCAGAAGCTCTGCCAAACATTTGAGACACACAAGGACCAGGTTGACCTCTCTGATCACTCGCCACATGACATCACATCTATCCTTAAGCACTTCTTCAAGGAG CTACCAGAGCCTCtattaacctttgacctgtaCAATGAATTCATCGGGGTGGGAAAGACCATTCAGCACCTGAGTGAAAAGGAAACCTCACCAGAGCCCAACGAGATATTGGATATTATTCACAATCTACAAAAGCTACTGAAAAAGCTCCCTTCACATTACTACTCAACTTTGCAGTACCTTATTTCTCATCTGCAAAG AGTTTCAGAGAACTATGACAACAAGATGTCACCTAGCAATCTAGGTATTGTGTTTGGACCGACATTATTGCGCCCTCTAGTGTCTACGGACATGTCAATGATCGCCCTTCTGGAGACGAGCTACCAGGCGATGCTTGTGGAGTTCCTCATTACACATTACGACAGGATTTTTGAAATGGAGCAGAGCATGAACACACCCCCTCCACCAGCACCAACAGCACCTCTCCCAGAAACCCCACCCAGAGCTTCCTGTCCCCTGGATGGAGTCGATGCAGACTTGCAACTTGACACTTCCTCCAAAGAGCGTCCACAGTCCCTAGAG AGCCGAGTTATCAAGAGAGACTCAAGCGAGGGTTATATATCTGACAAGTCTTCATCCAATGAGGCAGTGGACCAGCTCAGCCCTGAAGCCAGTGAGAGCGCAG TCCTGGCTATGAAAGCATCATCAAGTAATCCTCAAGGCAAAGCTGCAGGAAAATCTTCCTCAGATTCAGGCACACAACCACATTATCGTTTCACTAGACAGCCTGTGAAGCATCACCGGTTTCAAAACCTAGGACCCCGATTCTCTAACCCAGACTGTGCAACGAAACAGCCAGCGACTCCAAAAAGGGCAAATTATCGTAGCGCAAACAACAGCCGCAACTCCTCTCCAGACCCTGGATCGCAGAGATTTCTGCAAAACGTAGAGGGCCACTGTGATATCATTCAGCAATCCCACCAGGTCACCACTACAGCAGAGGGTACGGTCAATGTTCCTCCGAGTCCCCGAGAGGTTGTGCAGTACATGCTGGGAGTGGATTCCACGGCAACATCACCAGGAGCTACATTATCATCCAGAACAACAGAGAGGTCCACTAAAGAAATGACAAGATGGAGTCAAGCTGATCATAATGTAAATTTAAACAGTGTTGGACAGAACCGCATTCACTATCCGTGTCCGAGGACCAGCTCTGCTGAGCACAACCTGACCTCGCCAGCCCAGAAGATCCTGTCTAGTTTGAAGCTGAGACGCAGCCACTCAGAGAAGGAGGAGCAGCTCTTTGTTTGA
- the LOC122821583 gene encoding coiled-coil-helix-coiled-coil-helix domain-containing protein 5 isoform X2 — MQAAMEISTKYCYKELETYGSCVASNPTSWQHKCHDLKLKVSQCTSSHPVIQKIREDCSTEFEKFEQCLKENLTSPTSCSPHVTRFLGCADSVDLSNLASSSDTS; from the exons AT GCAAGCAGCTATGGAAATATCAACAAAGTACTGTTATAAAGAACTGGAGACATATGGGTCATGCGTTGCCTCAAATCCAACGTCTTGGCAACACAAGTGCCATGACCTAAAACTCAAGGTTTCGCAATGTACATCATCACA TCCAGTGATCCAGAAGATCAGGGAGGACTGCTCCACAGAATTTGAGAAATTTGAACAatgtctgaaagaaaacctgaccTCACCTACCTCTTGTTCACCACACGTGACCCGCTTTCTAGGCTGTGCAGACTCAGTTGACCTCAGCAACTTGG CTTCAAGTTCTGACACATCATAG
- the lmx1al gene encoding LIM homeobox transcription factor 1-alpha: MLPTEISGGVCFTSSDHTEGRREGMKTEENQQSCLQQPPSSTPFGPDFRGGGEVCAGCESPIADRFLLRVNERSWHETCVKCAVCLSALTGTCYCRDRLLYCKHDYEKLFIRKCSACLQVIGRSELIMRVLGQVYHLGCFSCCECERRLQRGDEFVLKEGQLLCRMDYEKEREMLAAISPAPTESVKSEDEDGGGGSGSGKGGDEGKEHKRSKRPRTILTTQQRRAFKASFEVSAKPCRKVRETLAAETGLTVRVVQVWFQNQRAKMKKIARRQQQQQQQQQEQEQLGGTRRGPSRGGRQSNDDSEDGSSTHGMDSMLGYPSLPRQQLLSLDPNIYSGEPFRHGLTPPQLNSEQIHSYDSETVFHDLDSDGSLSHLGDCLLATGEAGLLAGRVGNPIDRLYSMQNSYFTS; the protein is encoded by the exons ATGTTGCCAACCGAGATTTCAGGAGGAGTGTGTTTCACCTCAAG CGATCACACTGAGGGAAGGAGAGAAGGAATGAAAACTGAAGAGAACCAGCAGTCCTGTTTGCAACAGCCTCCGTCCTCTACGCCTTTTG GTCCAGAtttcagaggaggaggagaagtgTGCGCAGGCTGCGAGTCTCCCATCGCCGACCGCTTCCTGTTGCGCGTGAACGAGCGGTCCTGGCACGAGACCTGCGTCAAGTGCGCCGTCTGTCTGAGCGCACTCACCGGGACCTGTTACTGCAGGGACCGTCTGCTGTACTGCAAGCATGACTATGAAAA GCTCTTTATAAGGAAGTGCAGCGCTTGCCTGCAGGTCATTGGACGCTCTGAGCTGATAATGCGTGTGCTGGGCCAGGTATACCACCTGGGCTGCTTCAGCTGCTGCGAGTGTGAACGCCGACTGCAGAGAGGTGATGAGTTTGTGTTGAAAGAAGGCCAGCTGCTCTGCCGCATGGACTATGAAAAGGAGAGGGAAATGCTTGCTGCTATTAGCCCTGCTCCAACTGAATCAG TGAAAAGTGAGGATGAAGATGGTGGGGGAGGATCTGGCAGTGGGAAAGGTGGTGATGAAGGCAAGGAGCACAAGCGTTCAAAACGACCACGCACCATCTTGACCACACAGCAGCGGCGAGCTTTCAAGGCCTCTTTTGAAGTATCGGCCAAGCCATGCCGAAAG GTGAGGGAAACACTGGCTGCAGAGACTGGCCTGACAGTGAGAGTTGTACAGGTGTGGTTTCAAAACCAGAGAGCTAAG ATGAAAAAGATAGCTCGcagacagcagcaacagcagcagcagcagcaggaacaagaACAACTGGGAGGGACCAGGAGAGGCCCTAGCAGAGGGGGCCGTCAAAGCAATGATGACAGTGAGG ATGGATCTAGTACTCATGGAATGGATAGCATGCTAGGATATCCGTCTTTGCCACGTCAGCAGCTACTTTCTCTGGACCCCAACATTTACAGTGGAGAGCCATTTCGACATGGTCTGACACCTCCTCAACTAAACAGTGAGCAGATCCACTCCTATG ACTCAGAGACAGTCTTCCATGACTTGGACAGCGATGGAAGCCTCAGTCACCTTGGTGACTGTCTCTTGGCAACAGGAGAAGCCGGTCTCCTGGCAGGACGAGTAGGAAACCCCATCGACCGTCTGTACTCCATGCAGAACTCGTACTTCACCTCCTGA